The Candidatus Methanomethylophilaceae archaeon genome includes a window with the following:
- a CDS encoding methylamine methyltransferase corrinoid protein reductive activase codes for MNGISLDIGTSGTRGHLVDLDTGKIISTAVTECHPLPGANIMDHLTFCINAGTDVAHKILMDTVNKVIAALGAEKEKVERVSICGNPIQLSLFQGIPVDDLAFAGENAHKARGIKEQKRDAGIFSAVDAGLDVKDSCELLVPPAIRHEIGADALAMMYKSGFLEQKENCMVTDYGTNAEMALKVGDNIFTGSAAAGPAMEGQSIKCGMLAGPGAISDLEYDFQWICKVLDENITPQNGSRVDFSLETVEPEGPMSGKAIGITGTGVVAAVAAAMENHLYRKGKITTSDGKLHMQDGVYIDSKDVSEAMKAIGAIRAGHFTLLEHAGIKFSEMKTMYMAGASGTYVDALKAREIGLVPPSCDTIYQYGNTSLAMSTDILRNPELLDELQDIANSIRANHVMFAKDKIFEQIYMQELAVCEEGMSIEMYNRNNAMAGIQELPKPTGTPKIHRVVERDIPDLGEKGLTILHDIGTELRGRMKGCTGCKKCERECPEKALTVTRDKEIIVKTKDCLGTACYRCQFSCPEKVYRYDDLKLTF; via the coding sequence ATGAACGGAATATCGCTGGACATTGGAACCAGCGGTACCAGAGGCCACCTAGTGGATTTGGATACCGGAAAAATCATATCGACTGCGGTGACGGAGTGCCATCCGCTGCCTGGCGCCAACATTATGGATCATCTGACGTTCTGCATAAACGCCGGAACCGATGTTGCGCACAAAATTCTGATGGACACGGTGAACAAAGTCATCGCCGCCCTAGGAGCAGAAAAAGAAAAGGTCGAAAGGGTCAGCATATGCGGGAACCCCATTCAGCTGTCTCTTTTCCAGGGGATACCGGTGGATGACCTCGCATTCGCCGGGGAGAATGCACATAAAGCCAGAGGGATCAAAGAACAGAAAAGGGATGCCGGCATCTTCTCTGCGGTCGACGCGGGACTCGATGTCAAAGATTCCTGCGAACTTCTGGTGCCGCCCGCAATTAGGCATGAGATTGGGGCTGATGCCCTTGCGATGATGTATAAAAGCGGATTCCTGGAGCAGAAAGAGAACTGCATGGTCACTGATTACGGGACCAACGCCGAGATGGCTCTGAAAGTGGGGGACAATATCTTCACCGGATCCGCCGCGGCAGGCCCGGCCATGGAAGGGCAGTCCATAAAATGCGGAATGCTTGCGGGACCTGGGGCAATCTCTGATCTGGAGTATGATTTCCAATGGATATGCAAAGTATTGGACGAAAACATCACCCCACAGAACGGTTCCAGAGTTGATTTCAGCCTGGAAACCGTCGAGCCTGAAGGTCCGATGAGCGGAAAAGCCATCGGAATCACCGGAACGGGAGTTGTGGCCGCGGTCGCCGCCGCCATGGAAAACCACCTCTATAGGAAAGGCAAGATCACGACTTCCGATGGAAAGCTGCACATGCAGGATGGCGTCTACATCGACTCGAAAGACGTGTCGGAGGCTATGAAAGCGATAGGAGCCATCAGAGCCGGCCATTTCACTCTCTTGGAGCATGCTGGCATCAAATTCAGCGAGATGAAGACCATGTACATGGCCGGAGCCTCGGGAACCTATGTCGATGCCCTGAAAGCGAGAGAGATAGGTTTGGTCCCTCCCTCATGCGATACCATCTATCAGTACGGAAACACCTCATTGGCCATGTCGACCGACATACTGAGGAATCCAGAGCTTCTGGATGAGCTGCAAGACATCGCCAACAGCATCAGAGCCAACCACGTCATGTTCGCCAAGGACAAGATCTTCGAGCAGATCTACATGCAAGAGCTTGCGGTCTGCGAGGAGGGCATGAGCATTGAGATGTACAACAGAAACAACGCGATGGCCGGCATCCAAGAGCTTCCGAAGCCGACCGGAACACCGAAAATCCACCGCGTTGTCGAACGTGACATACCCGATCTCGGTGAGAAGGGGCTGACAATCCTCCATGACATCGGAACCGAGCTCCGCGGCCGCATGAAAGGTTGCACTGGCTGCAAGAAATGCGAAAGGGAATGCCCCGAGAAAGCTCTCACAGTGACCCGCGACAAAGAGATCATAGTGAAGACCAAAGACTGCCTGGGAACCGCCTGCTACAGGTGCCAGTTCTCATGTCCCGAAAAAGTGTACAGATACGACGATCTGAAACTGACTTTCTGA
- a CDS encoding ABC transporter ATP-binding protein, which produces MSKSKIKIEGEKYSQDRVRADRTDELYKHIPEGETLMSIKNLRVVYVTDDKETVAVDDFSLDVKKGEFVSIVGPSGCGKTTILRCIAGLLQPTSGKITIGDNECTSPGSDRGMVFQDFALFPWRTVKQNVKFGMEIAKVPKDEAEERAMRYIKAVGLEKFADSRIHELSGGMKQRVGIARALVMHPAVILMDEPFGALDAQTRNIMQEQLTNIITRSERTILFVTHSVDEALFLSDRVVILTKRPSTIYKIIDVPWKRPRDRANPEFTELRKRILEYLEMQNVMED; this is translated from the coding sequence ATGTCCAAGAGCAAAATCAAGATCGAAGGGGAGAAATACAGCCAGGATCGCGTCCGCGCCGATCGTACGGACGAGCTTTACAAGCACATCCCCGAAGGAGAGACTTTGATGTCCATCAAAAACCTGAGGGTCGTCTATGTTACCGACGATAAAGAGACGGTAGCCGTGGACGATTTCTCTTTGGATGTGAAGAAAGGCGAATTCGTATCCATCGTAGGCCCGTCAGGATGCGGCAAGACCACAATCCTCCGCTGCATCGCAGGGCTGCTTCAGCCCACCAGCGGGAAGATAACCATCGGGGACAACGAATGCACTTCGCCAGGGTCGGATCGCGGCATGGTTTTCCAGGATTTCGCGCTGTTCCCATGGAGGACGGTGAAGCAGAATGTCAAATTCGGCATGGAGATCGCCAAAGTCCCTAAGGATGAGGCCGAAGAGAGGGCGATGAGATACATAAAGGCCGTCGGTCTGGAGAAATTCGCTGATTCACGCATCCACGAGCTTTCCGGCGGGATGAAGCAGCGCGTCGGGATAGCGCGCGCGTTGGTCATGCATCCGGCTGTCATTCTGATGGATGAGCCGTTCGGCGCTTTGGATGCGCAGACCAGGAACATCATGCAGGAGCAGCTGACCAACATCATCACGCGCAGCGAAAGGACCATCCTATTCGTTACGCACTCGGTCGATGAGGCTCTCTTCCTATCAGACAGGGTAGTAATACTGACCAAGAGGCCATCTACTATCTACAAGATAATCGACGTCCCGTGGAAAAGGCCTAGGGACAGGGCGAACCCCGAATTCACCGAGCTGAGGAAGAGGATCCTCGAATATCTGGAAATGCAGAACGTCATGGAAGATTGA
- a CDS encoding ABC transporter permease, translated as MSLKFDEHNKYHRFIRTVLITAVSLIAFVCLWWVVSKIANNAAIPEPFETFEALVNLIYNGDPVTGLSLSTYVASSLSKFLRGFVLALVIALPIGLILGNFKYIRSFVNPWIEVLRPIAPIAWAPIFILLFGYIQGATFVVFIGIFFPLLTNIIFGVTKIDKVLIDASKTLGASNMQIFLKVLIPSTIPYLMNGIKVGLGIGWMCIVAAELYATPLGGIGFYVANMITYGAFPQAYAGIIVIAILGLLTTGLAEYVSRIVSRRMGMDV; from the coding sequence ATGAGCTTAAAATTTGATGAACACAACAAATATCATCGTTTCATAAGAACGGTGCTCATAACAGCGGTCTCGCTCATCGCATTCGTATGTTTGTGGTGGGTCGTTTCCAAGATCGCAAATAACGCGGCTATTCCGGAGCCTTTCGAGACTTTCGAAGCGCTTGTAAATCTCATATACAACGGCGATCCAGTGACGGGCTTGTCTTTATCCACATACGTCGCGTCAAGTCTGAGCAAGTTCTTGAGGGGATTCGTGCTGGCGCTCGTCATAGCTTTGCCCATAGGGCTTATTCTGGGGAATTTCAAGTACATCAGGTCGTTCGTGAATCCCTGGATCGAGGTTCTCAGACCCATTGCCCCTATTGCATGGGCCCCCATATTCATATTGCTGTTCGGTTACATCCAAGGTGCCACTTTCGTGGTCTTCATAGGAATATTCTTCCCCCTTTTGACCAACATCATATTCGGTGTCACCAAAATAGACAAGGTTTTGATAGATGCGTCCAAGACTCTTGGCGCTTCGAACATGCAGATATTCCTTAAAGTGTTGATACCGTCTACCATCCCCTACCTGATGAACGGTATAAAAGTCGGTCTTGGGATAGGTTGGATGTGCATAGTCGCCGCAGAGCTTTATGCGACCCCTCTCGGCGGTATCGGATTCTATGTCGCGAACATGATCACTTACGGAGCATTCCCGCAAGCCTACGCCGGAATCATCGTGATTGCGATCCTCGGTCTTCTTACTACAGGCCTTGCCGAATACGTTTCCAGAATAGTTTCCAGAAGAATGGGGATGGATGTCTGA
- a CDS encoding ABC transporter substrate-binding protein yields the protein MDKRILAVLLVAIVAVAAAAAFFAFGNNGGHEDKKSDYVSLGLTNNFFPDHTCCVIAANYSYLENNSEGVEKFLAGYHDAVIFVDQAIKNPASDDYKWLVEFSKNKVPGLSEQEVKDALSNISYLYADGNDGNLAYLKSDVQSLVAGLKDVGALTKEVKDPAKFADNYVSDSYMKDAIQNKESLKPGTASVKVSVISGDIHQIAIHVGIEKGMFREYGVSIEISNATNGGGVATSLINGDAQLGFLGAPPATINMINFGYIDSDSVKDTSKAYNLVARVNSEGSGLYINSKVLDDPSSSDFKRNGTAFYSASNGKYSVSSENAKAWGGLVYGTPGTTSIQHIQLLTLANEMGLKVKQYTVGEKISSDTIYWITNLSNYNLIAGNEFIDAGIIWEPQFQRVIQES from the coding sequence ATGGACAAAAGGATTCTAGCCGTTCTGCTGGTCGCGATTGTCGCCGTCGCCGCTGCGGCAGCGTTTTTCGCGTTCGGCAACAACGGAGGCCATGAAGACAAGAAGTCCGACTATGTCAGTCTGGGACTTACCAACAACTTTTTCCCCGACCATACATGCTGCGTCATCGCGGCCAATTACAGCTATCTCGAGAACAACTCCGAGGGAGTCGAGAAGTTCCTCGCAGGATACCATGATGCGGTCATTTTCGTCGACCAGGCGATCAAGAACCCCGCATCCGACGACTACAAGTGGCTCGTCGAATTCAGCAAGAACAAGGTGCCCGGGCTTTCCGAACAGGAGGTCAAAGACGCTCTTTCCAATATATCGTATCTCTACGCCGACGGGAACGACGGAAATCTCGCCTACCTCAAGTCCGACGTTCAGTCCCTTGTTGCTGGGCTCAAGGATGTCGGCGCTCTGACCAAGGAAGTCAAAGATCCCGCCAAGTTCGCTGACAACTACGTGAGCGACTCGTACATGAAAGATGCCATCCAGAACAAGGAAAGCCTGAAGCCCGGAACCGCTTCCGTCAAGGTCTCGGTGATCAGCGGCGACATACACCAGATAGCCATCCATGTCGGAATCGAGAAGGGCATGTTCAGGGAGTACGGCGTGAGCATCGAGATATCTAACGCCACCAACGGGGGCGGGGTCGCCACTTCGCTCATAAACGGCGATGCCCAGCTCGGATTCCTCGGGGCACCTCCCGCGACGATCAACATGATCAACTTCGGATACATCGATTCGGATTCGGTCAAGGATACGTCGAAGGCATACAACCTCGTAGCCCGCGTCAACAGCGAAGGCTCCGGCCTCTACATCAACTCCAAAGTCCTCGATGACCCCTCTTCCTCTGACTTCAAGAGGAACGGAACCGCTTTCTACAGCGCTTCGAACGGCAAGTATTCGGTCAGCTCCGAGAACGCCAAGGCCTGGGGAGGGCTTGTTTACGGCACCCCCGGGACGACCTCCATCCAGCACATCCAGCTTCTCACCCTCGCGAACGAGATGGGGCTGAAGGTTAAGCAGTACACCGTCGGAGAAAAGATCTCGTCGGACACCATCTATTGGATCACTAATCTTTCGAATTACAACCTCATCGCCGGCAACGAGTTCATCGACGCCGGCATAATTTGGGAGCCCCAGTTCCAAAGGGTAATCCAAGAGTCCTAA
- a CDS encoding S-adenosylmethionine decarboxylase, producing MSQFAGKLLSDEESITKYNDEKQWGLHIAIDLGECDHQKICDGEYIKQFAIDLADHIKMKRYGEPIAVRFGAEPKVQGYSLIQLIETSCISGHFAEDTDRAFVDVFSCKEFPPEATAQYCKEYFGAKKMQYATLFRDI from the coding sequence ATGAGTCAGTTTGCGGGTAAGCTCCTTTCCGACGAGGAGTCTATCACGAAATACAACGACGAGAAGCAGTGGGGACTCCACATCGCAATCGATCTCGGTGAATGCGACCACCAGAAGATCTGCGACGGCGAATACATCAAACAGTTCGCCATCGATCTCGCGGATCACATCAAAATGAAAAGATACGGTGAGCCGATCGCAGTCCGCTTCGGAGCGGAACCCAAAGTCCAAGGTTATTCCTTGATACAGCTCATCGAAACATCCTGTATCTCAGGCCATTTCGCTGAGGACACCGACAGGGCTTTCGTCGATGTCTTCTCCTGCAAAGAATTCCCGCCGGAGGCTACCGCGCAGTACTGCAAGGAGTATTTCGGCGCCAAGAAGATGCAGTACGCCACTCTTTTCAGAGACATCTGA
- a CDS encoding DUF362 domain-containing protein: MPNPEVFFTDMRCRLGDSLPDKMDRLIRAAGIGSIDMGGKFVAIKMHFGELGNLAYLRPNYAKVIADFVKEKGGTPFLTDCNTLYKGSRKNAVDHLECASLNGFNPTTTGCQIIIGDGLKGDDDVEIPIEGEYVRSAKIGRAIADSDVLITLTHFKGHATTAFGGAIKNLAMGCASRRGKKELHIDGIPELDSGKCVGCGRCVDSCGEEAVMVRRGRASVIEEKCVGCRRCVGACPKKALRSVRDLDGKMVDGKMVEYAAAIVRSKPCFHVAVICDVSPFCDCAAWNDVPIVPDVGILASFDPLALDKACVDLIQKQPMIPGSRAWDNKDLGFSDDIIKCNQPGTRWQNHFEHAEKMGLGNGDYSLIEVR; encoded by the coding sequence ATGCCGAATCCCGAAGTTTTCTTCACCGACATGCGCTGCAGATTGGGCGATAGCCTCCCTGACAAGATGGACAGGCTGATACGCGCCGCCGGAATCGGAAGCATAGATATGGGGGGCAAATTCGTTGCAATCAAGATGCACTTCGGGGAGCTGGGGAATCTCGCTTACCTCAGGCCCAATTATGCCAAAGTGATAGCGGACTTCGTCAAAGAAAAGGGCGGTACGCCATTCCTCACCGACTGCAACACGCTGTATAAAGGAAGCAGGAAAAATGCCGTTGACCATCTGGAATGCGCCTCTTTGAATGGCTTCAATCCAACCACCACAGGATGCCAGATAATCATAGGGGACGGACTGAAAGGCGACGACGACGTCGAGATTCCTATAGAAGGAGAATACGTGAGAAGCGCCAAGATAGGCCGTGCGATAGCGGACAGCGACGTGCTCATCACGCTTACTCATTTCAAAGGCCACGCGACCACCGCTTTCGGCGGGGCGATAAAGAATCTTGCCATGGGATGTGCCTCTCGCCGCGGCAAAAAGGAGCTCCACATCGACGGGATCCCCGAATTGGACTCCGGAAAATGCGTAGGCTGCGGGAGATGCGTCGATTCCTGCGGAGAGGAGGCAGTAATGGTGCGCCGCGGAAGGGCGAGCGTCATCGAAGAGAAATGTGTGGGATGCAGAAGATGCGTCGGGGCATGCCCAAAAAAGGCTCTGCGCTCTGTCAGAGATCTGGACGGGAAAATGGTCGATGGCAAAATGGTGGAGTACGCCGCCGCCATCGTAAGAAGCAAACCTTGCTTCCATGTGGCAGTCATCTGCGACGTTTCCCCGTTCTGCGATTGCGCCGCTTGGAACGATGTCCCGATCGTTCCGGACGTCGGCATTCTCGCATCGTTTGACCCCCTAGCTCTTGACAAAGCTTGCGTGGATCTGATCCAGAAGCAGCCCATGATCCCGGGCAGCCGGGCCTGGGACAACAAAGACCTTGGGTTCTCGGATGATATCATAAAATGCAACCAGCCCGGGACCAGATGGCAGAACCACTTCGAACATGCCGAAAAGATGGGGCTCGGAAACGGCGACTATTCTTTGATAGAAGTGAGATAA
- a CDS encoding sel1 repeat family protein, whose protein sequence is METLEQLISKAEAGDVQSCFELGQRYALGEGTDADEKAAFDWYLRAARGGNVMAQKAVGICYANGIATDANWDEAAMWYLRALMKGDPEAFRTLSDYYETHETPADGAILEYYRSASEKDDADANYMLGRLYELGVGTAFDPENAFESYKKACEKGHIDAKVKVATCILEGLGTSRDREKGASMISKLWDEGCVSAGSALAKCYEYGTGVKRDHSKVFSIYDQMVSKGSVEGMYNLGRCYMDGIGVPKDGNYSFSWFTAAAMRNSRDGIYGLARCYMGGIGVDKNKDTGLKLLENASKLGQTDAMIMLGQLYSKGKLVPKNAQISAENFKRSADLGDSYAQLTTGDNYANGTGVKKDGRAALKYYMMSAAHGNTVACYNVGTAYALGNGVKKNEEASFEWLSRAAEDNFMKAQFSIAEAYSKGRGTKKDPEKAFEIHKNLAENGFGKSQYHVAYSYFEGIGTEKNDALAYEWFQKGAQNGNVLCQYYAGYCLWNGIGVEADQDKAIEWYKRAAEQGHVVSRQIVEEVTGEKIKSKDEESPFESYLRKAKNGDAEAMFIAGRCYLDGVGTEKNADEAMKWFNKAAKAGNQASARILNQMKKQQKAE, encoded by the coding sequence ATGGAAACCTTAGAGCAATTGATTTCCAAGGCCGAAGCAGGGGACGTGCAGTCCTGCTTCGAGCTAGGGCAGAGATATGCGCTCGGTGAGGGCACCGATGCGGATGAGAAAGCGGCATTCGATTGGTACCTTCGCGCTGCCAGAGGAGGCAACGTCATGGCCCAAAAGGCGGTAGGCATCTGTTATGCCAATGGCATAGCCACAGATGCCAACTGGGATGAAGCAGCCATGTGGTACCTCCGCGCCCTCATGAAGGGCGACCCGGAAGCGTTCCGCACCCTGTCTGACTATTACGAAACGCACGAAACACCGGCCGACGGTGCCATTCTCGAATATTACCGCAGCGCGTCCGAAAAGGACGATGCAGATGCCAACTATATGTTGGGCAGGCTGTATGAGCTCGGCGTCGGCACCGCATTCGATCCGGAAAACGCATTCGAATCGTACAAAAAAGCATGCGAGAAAGGCCACATCGATGCCAAAGTCAAAGTCGCGACCTGCATCCTCGAAGGATTGGGAACGAGCAGAGACCGCGAAAAAGGAGCGTCGATGATCTCCAAGCTCTGGGACGAAGGATGTGTCTCAGCGGGATCCGCCCTCGCCAAATGCTACGAGTACGGAACCGGAGTCAAACGCGACCACTCCAAAGTCTTCTCCATCTACGACCAGATGGTAAGCAAAGGATCGGTCGAAGGGATGTACAACCTCGGAAGATGCTACATGGACGGAATCGGAGTCCCTAAGGACGGCAACTATTCGTTCTCCTGGTTCACCGCGGCTGCCATGAGGAACTCCCGCGATGGCATATACGGTCTCGCCAGATGCTATATGGGAGGCATCGGGGTTGACAAAAACAAGGACACCGGCTTGAAGCTCCTCGAGAACGCATCGAAGCTCGGTCAGACCGACGCCATGATCATGCTGGGACAATTGTACAGCAAAGGCAAGCTCGTGCCGAAGAACGCCCAGATCTCCGCAGAGAATTTCAAGAGATCTGCCGACCTCGGAGATTCCTACGCCCAGCTGACCACCGGCGACAACTACGCCAACGGAACGGGCGTCAAGAAAGACGGCAGAGCCGCGCTGAAATACTACATGATGTCCGCCGCGCACGGAAACACCGTCGCCTGCTACAATGTGGGAACCGCTTACGCGCTCGGAAATGGGGTCAAGAAGAATGAGGAGGCCTCGTTCGAATGGCTCTCCAGAGCTGCCGAGGACAACTTCATGAAAGCGCAGTTCTCCATAGCCGAGGCATACTCCAAGGGAAGGGGAACCAAGAAGGACCCCGAGAAAGCCTTCGAGATCCACAAGAACCTCGCCGAGAACGGATTCGGCAAGTCGCAATATCATGTGGCATACTCCTATTTCGAAGGGATCGGCACCGAGAAGAACGATGCCCTTGCCTACGAATGGTTCCAGAAGGGAGCCCAGAACGGCAACGTCCTGTGCCAGTATTATGCTGGATACTGCCTGTGGAATGGGATCGGCGTCGAAGCCGACCAAGACAAAGCCATCGAATGGTACAAGCGCGCCGCAGAGCAGGGACACGTGGTTTCCAGGCAGATCGTCGAGGAGGTCACCGGAGAGAAGATCAAATCCAAGGACGAGGAATCGCCTTTCGAATCCTATCTCCGCAAAGCCAAGAACGGCGACGCCGAAGCCATGTTCATCGCCGGCCGCTGCTATCTGGACGGAGTCGGCACCGAGAAGAACGCCGATGAAGCCATGAAATGGTTCAACAAAGCGGCCAAAGCTGGGAACCAGGCTTCCGCCAGGATTCTCAACCAGATGAAGAAGCAGCAGAAAGCAGAATGA
- a CDS encoding low molecular weight phosphotyrosine protein phosphatase, whose protein sequence is MRVRRVKVLFVCYGNICRSPMAEYVFRDLVEREGLSEAVSCASCGTSAEHLGQGPDPRTAATLAKRGISCADKKARRLLSSDFSEYDYIIAMDHWNLEYIRAMSPGDGFSEIALLMSFAGGGDVADPWYTGNFERTYRDVVAGCEGLLNHIKQKEAI, encoded by the coding sequence ATGAGAGTGCGGAGGGTCAAAGTTCTTTTCGTCTGCTACGGCAACATATGCCGCAGCCCCATGGCCGAGTATGTGTTCAGAGACTTGGTTGAGCGCGAGGGGCTTTCCGAGGCCGTCTCCTGCGCCTCCTGCGGGACCAGCGCCGAGCATTTGGGGCAGGGGCCAGACCCCAGGACGGCAGCCACCCTCGCTAAGCGCGGGATATCTTGCGCGGATAAGAAGGCAAGAAGGCTTCTGAGCTCGGACTTCTCGGAATACGATTACATAATCGCGATGGACCACTGGAATCTGGAATACATCAGAGCGATGAGCCCGGGCGACGGCTTCTCGGAGATCGCCCTCCTGATGTCTTTCGCAGGGGGAGGCGACGTTGCCGACCCTTGGTACACAGGTAATTTCGAACGCACTTACAGAGATGTTGTCGCGGGCTGCGAAGGGCTTCTGAATCATATCAAACAAAAGGAGGCGATTTGA
- the thpR gene encoding RNA 2',3'-cyclic phosphodiesterase has product MTPLIRVFISIPIPDPSPLGCMTSELKGIKGVRISPENQIHLTLKFIGDIDSGKIPKISEAVRKAVQGEKPFEIVLKGVGAFPKEKNARVIWVGAEPADILRRISDRIGANLGGIPFDQKPFKSHITVGRCSDPRDVSGFLEGYREKEFLRFGCGEILVMKSELLKTGAKHSVLERISLT; this is encoded by the coding sequence TTGACGCCTCTTATCCGCGTATTCATCTCCATCCCGATACCTGACCCATCTCCGCTGGGATGCATGACCTCCGAATTGAAGGGCATCAAAGGCGTCAGGATCTCGCCGGAGAATCAGATCCATCTGACGCTGAAATTCATAGGGGACATCGACAGCGGCAAGATCCCGAAAATCTCCGAAGCCGTGAGGAAGGCCGTACAAGGTGAGAAGCCGTTCGAAATCGTGCTGAAAGGGGTTGGTGCCTTCCCGAAGGAAAAGAACGCCCGCGTAATTTGGGTCGGAGCCGAACCGGCTGACATCCTGCGCAGGATCTCTGACAGGATCGGTGCCAATCTCGGAGGGATTCCCTTCGACCAAAAGCCGTTCAAGAGCCACATAACCGTCGGACGCTGCTCCGATCCCAGGGATGTATCCGGATTCTTGGAAGGCTACCGGGAGAAGGAATTCCTGCGCTTCGGATGCGGGGAGATTCTCGTCATGAAGAGCGAACTTCTGAAAACCGGGGCGAAACACAGCGTTCTGGAGCGCATTTCCCTGACATAA
- a CDS encoding cysteine desulfurase — MVSDSVRNDFPTLRKGTGIYLDSACQSLKPDSVIAAMVDYYENYPACGGRSVHSMASKVSIAMDETREALAHFFGTDDPMCYAFMKNCTEGLNTAAYGLGLRKGDAVVTTDTEHNSNHVPWLNLQRSVGIVRRMSRSSPDGEFDIESFKGCMDRSVKAVSVQHASNVTGCTVPVRDVAEIAHDYGATVIVDGAQAAPHMPVDLKRLGADIYCFSIHKMLGPTGMGVMYGSEETLGRLRPLEVGGGTVGLATYSDFTMAPYPDRFEAGLGNYAGIIGTKAAIDYLSRIGMDEIMKWDSKLMARIMGNLEDVRNLRLVGPSDPSKRGSVFSFNINGLSPHDIAMMADSMAGVMIRSGMHCAHPFYSSRGIKGSARASTYLYNSEKEIDVFTDALREIAETFGDRISRW; from the coding sequence ATGGTGTCCGATTCGGTTCGCAACGATTTTCCGACCTTGAGGAAAGGTACTGGAATTTATCTGGACAGCGCATGCCAGTCGTTGAAACCCGATTCGGTCATAGCCGCGATGGTGGACTATTACGAAAACTATCCTGCCTGCGGCGGTCGCAGCGTTCATTCCATGGCTTCCAAAGTATCGATCGCGATGGATGAGACCCGCGAGGCGCTGGCGCATTTCTTCGGGACAGACGATCCGATGTGCTATGCGTTCATGAAGAATTGCACCGAAGGCCTCAACACGGCGGCATACGGTCTCGGGCTGAGGAAAGGGGACGCGGTTGTCACCACAGACACGGAGCACAATTCGAACCATGTCCCTTGGCTCAATCTGCAGAGGTCTGTCGGAATCGTGAGGAGGATGTCCCGTTCTTCTCCTGACGGTGAGTTTGACATCGAATCTTTCAAAGGCTGCATGGACAGAAGCGTGAAAGCGGTTTCCGTGCAGCACGCCAGCAATGTCACAGGTTGCACCGTCCCCGTAAGGGATGTGGCGGAGATAGCGCACGATTATGGCGCAACGGTCATAGTGGACGGGGCCCAAGCGGCTCCCCATATGCCCGTCGATCTGAAGAGGCTCGGCGCGGACATATATTGCTTTTCCATCCACAAGATGCTGGGCCCTACCGGGATGGGCGTCATGTACGGCAGCGAAGAGACTCTCGGGCGTCTCCGGCCTTTGGAAGTCGGTGGCGGCACCGTCGGACTTGCCACTTATTCCGATTTCACCATGGCCCCATACCCTGACAGATTCGAAGCGGGTCTCGGCAATTATGCGGGGATTATAGGGACGAAGGCGGCCATAGATTATCTTTCGCGCATAGGCATGGATGAGATAATGAAATGGGATTCCAAGCTCATGGCGCGCATCATGGGCAATCTCGAGGATGTCAGGAATCTGCGTTTGGTAGGCCCATCAGACCCATCGAAACGCGGCAGCGTATTCTCGTTCAACATAAATGGTCTGAGTCCGCATGACATAGCGATGATGGCAGACAGCATGGCCGGAGTCATGATCCGTTCAGGCATGCATTGCGCTCATCCTTTCTATTCTTCCCGCGGCATCAAAGGGAGTGCGAGGGCATCCACCTACCTCTATAACAGCGAGAAGGAGATAGACGTCTTCACGGACGCCCTGCGCGAGATCGCCGAGACATTCGGGGACCGAATTTCGAGATGGTAA